The sequence TTGTTAGCATAGGTTCCTGCTCCAATTACAGGAGAATCTCCAATGCGTCCCCATTTTTTATTTGTCATTCCACCTGTTGAAGTACCTGCGGTTATATTTCCATCTTTGTCTAAGGCAACGCAACCAACAGTTCCAAACTTAGCATCTTTAATATCTGGATCATAGAATGAAGCTTTACTATCATGATCGAGTTCTATAGCTTCTTTTTCTTTTGCTTTTAAAAGCGAATTGTATCGTTTTTCAACATAAAAATAGGAAGGATCAACAATCTCGATACCATTTTTTGAAGCAAAATATTCAGCACCTTCTCTAGCAAGCATCACGTGTTCCGATTTTTCCATAACGGCACGAGCCAAATCAATAGGGTTTTTTACGGTTGTTACACCTGCAACAGCACCTGCTTTTAAAGTTTTACCATCCATAATAGAAGCGTCTAATTCATTTTTTCCTTCATTAGTAAAAACTGCTCCTTTTCCAGCATTAAACAGAGGAGAATCCTCTAGGATATTAATTGTTTTTTCAACGGCATCTATACTTGTGCCTCCATTTTTAAGAATGGTGTAACCTTCTCGAACCGCTTTTTCTAGTACTAATTTGTATTCTTCTTCTAGCTCTGGAGACATATTCTTTTTTAAAATAGTTCCAGCACCACCATGAATAACAATAGCGATTTCTTGTTGGGTATTTTTTGTTTCTAAATTTTGCGCTGTTTTACATTGAATTAGAAAAAAGGATACAATGATTAGAATGTATTTTCTCATTATTTTCCATTATTAAAATAAGGAGAATCCTCTTTTTCTGCTTTGGTTATAAAATAGCGAGAATCGCCCCACCAGAAAAATGTGCGAAGTCTTTCTACATATTCTACTTTTACAAAATTTCCTTGTAACGATTGTAAACTATCAATAACTTCTTGATCATTATCTAAAACCGAGAATTTGAAAATTTGAGCTCCAGAAATACCTTGACTAATTTCTCCTTCCCAAGTTTTCACAACATAGCCTTTGTTGCTAATTTTAATAAGTTCTCCAGATCGAGTACCTTTACTATAAGGAACATAATAAACATAAGTCATGTAGCCCGTAATAGAAAGCGTTGTTGCAATAACAACATAGATGATTATTTTTTTGAATGTAGACATAGTATTTTAATTTATTTGATCAAATTCTTCTTCTGTAGCTCTTTTAATAATACTTTCTGGAAGTGCTTTCTTTGCTTTTGCACCCATTTTTCTTAATTTTTCGGCACTTCTAACCAAGTTTCCTTTTCCTTCTACTAACTTATTCATGGCATTACCATATTCTGATTTTGCTTCGTCCATTTTCTTACCAATCTTAATTAAATCGGTAACAAAACCTTCAAATTTATCATATAAAGCACCCGCTTGTCGTGCAATTTCCATAGCGTTCTCTTGTTGCTTTTGATTCGACCACATGCTGTCAATTGTTCGAAGTGTTGCCAAAAGAGTAGAAGGAGTAACGATAACAATATTCTTCTCAAAAGCTTTGTTGTATAATGTATTATCTTCATTTAAAGCCAATGCAAAAGCTGGTTCGATAGGAATGAAAAGTAAAACAAAATCGGGACTTTCCATTTGGTAAATGTCTTGATAATTTTTATCACTCAATTGATCCACATGACGTTTTACAGAAGTAACATGTTCTTTTAAAATTCCTGCTTTCAAATCGTCATCTTCTTCATTCACAAAACGTTCGTAGGCTGTTAAAGACACTTTCGAATCGACTACCATTTTCTTTCCATCAGGAAGATTGATAATAACATCGGGCATAACTCTGTTTCCTTCCTCGGTAGTAAAACTTTGTTGCACTTCATATTCGCGACCTTTTTCTAGTCCCGATTTTTCTAATACACGTTCCAATACTAATTCGCCCCAATTTCCTTGCATTTTACTATCTCCTTTTAGTGCCTTAGTAAGGTTCACTGTTTCTTTACTCATTTTGTCGTTCATTTCGCGAAGTCCCAAAATTTGTTGACGTAAAGCTGCGTGATAATCGATGCTCTCCTTGTGTGTGTCTTCTACTTTCTTTTCAAACAACTGAATTTTTTCTTGAAGCGGATTCAAGATAATCTTCATGTTCTCTTTGTTTTGTTCTGTGAATTTATTCGTTTTTTCTTCTAAGATTTTGTTCGCTAAATTCTCAAATTCTTTAGTAAACTTCTCTTGCAATTGCTCTACTTCTTGTTTTTGCTCTTTATTGCGTTCTAATAAATTATCAAAATCATTTTCCTTTTTAGCCAAATGAATAGCATACGATTCTTTTTCTCTTTGAACCGTTTCTTTATCGGTAACTACTTGAGCTATGTTTTTTTCGTATTGATTCTTCTCAGACTGGAATTGAATTTTTAATTGTTCTATTTGGCTTGTTAAACCATTTACACGTTCTTCTAATCCCGATTTTTCAGCTTGCGATTGTGTTTTAGAAAGTAATTTTCCAATATAAAAACCTATAGATAAGGCTATAATAAATGTTACTATAATAAGTATAGATGTATTCATGAATTGATTAATTTGTGTAAAGTTAAGAATTACTTTTTAAGATTTGAAAATTGATGCTTTTTTAATGTTCTTTGAAGAATTTTCCAATGATTTCTTATTTGTTTTTTTATTTCAGGAGCATTCATTTCTTCTGAAGCTTTATAGATGTATTTTATATAATTACCTCTGTATTTTCTGTTAAATGAAGTTACTATAAGTTTACCATTTTTCAACTCAGATCTTTTAGAGCTTAACAATCTTGATTTTGTTCCTCTAAAACTATATAAGCGATAAATCTTTCGTTTATAAATAGGAGATTCGTCTAAAAGATACTTTTCATTTATTTTCTCTACTCTTTTAGCTCTTCTATTAACAGCATCTTTCATATTTCTATAAAACCCAGCTAAATTTTTTGATTTAACTAATGTTTTATAACCATAAAACTCAAAACCTAAATAGTTTAAAGGGATATCTTTTGTTTGATTTCCTTCTTTATCTAATTTGTAACATTGTAGTTTATTGTTATCTACTTTAAATAAGGTTTTTTCTGTTTTCTCTAATGAAATTACTAATTCAATTTTTCTAATTTCTTCACTAACGAAATTTTCAACTAAGTCTACTTCATTTTCTTTACAAATTACAATAATATCATCTGAATAACGTCTGTAAAAAATATTTTTTGGAACCGTTAGATTTTCAATAATAGCTTCATCAAAAGGCAACATATAAATATTGGCAAGCAATGCGCTAATTGGTAAACCTTGAGGAATTCCAATTAATTTTCCGTTTTTCTTTTTTTGATTTTTATGAATAATAATGTCAGAATTGATTAAGTCTTTTATGGAATTAAAAAAAGTATGTTTTCCCTCTTTTTTTAATCGCATAAGCTCTTTTTCGTCAAAATGATTATTCTTTGTTCTTAAATCATTTAATTTAACATATGAAAAACGCGTAGCTGCTTTAAAAATACTGTAATGATCTTTTGGTAATGTTTTACAACCTAAAATTTTTGCCCAAATTAATTTTAGTTGTTTATGATTTAAAGTAGGAAAGAAGTTCTCAATATCAAAAGCTAAAACAACACAATGCTCCCTTTTCTTTATTTCATCAAAAATATCTTTTGCAAAATGAACATTGTTTTTAAATTTTATTTTATCATCTGTTAGTATTTGTCGATAGGCTGAAATCGAATTAGATAAAACGCTGTTTTTGGCTAAGTAATCTTCATATTTTGGAGTAATTACTTTTTGAGTGTAATAGGAATAAATATGAGCATCAATATGACTAGCGTATAAAATCTCTCTAATTTTTGTATTGGAAACAACAGTTCCTTTTTTATCTAGTTTTTTATGTGAACGTCTAACTTTTCCATTAAAATCAGAAAGTTTATAGCGTCTTTGCTTGATTTCTTTAAAAATCAATGGATAAAAAGAATGTTTAGCTACTTTTTCTGCATTGGATATGTACCTCTCAATCTCTTTTTTAATTGATAAAGGAGTTTTATTAGAAAAGTGAGGATAGCCTCTGTCTTTAAACCAATCTTTTTCTGTAGTCATAATTTAAATAAAAGCAATAGAAGTTCTCGCACGGTCTTTTAACAAAATAAAACGTAACATCTCTTAAGAGATTGAGCCATTAGCCGAGTTCTCGACTCCCGCTGGTCTTGTACTTAAATTGCACTCTAAATTTATCACTTATGATTGAAATAATAAACACAGCTTTAACTATGATTGAAATTATCTATTACCTGTTCAGTATTCCTACTGTAGGCAAACATTATGTAATATTAGTTGCGTTTATCTGGTTCTCCAAATTTATTTCGAAATCTGTTTGGAGAAGCCAGATAAAGTTCTGTTTTCTTAATCTACATATTTATTAACCCTCAAAATAAATTAAGGTTTGATTAAGTGACTTCATTTTTCAATGAAATACAGTAGCTCAACAAATGTTGTATTTCTATAACTAAAGAACTTCCTTGCTTTGTGTAAATGTACTATTTTTTTGTATTTTTATGAAAATAATTATTCATGGCAAATTTATACATAGTTGGAGATTTAGTTACTTTTAAAACACATCCATTACTTTCAGAGTTTTATATTAAAGGAGATGGGAAATATGTTCCTCCAATAATGATTGTTAAAGAAGTCTTATTTGAA is a genomic window of Flavobacterium jumunjinense containing:
- a CDS encoding reverse transcriptase domain-containing protein, with amino-acid sequence MTTEKDWFKDRGYPHFSNKTPLSIKKEIERYISNAEKVAKHSFYPLIFKEIKQRRYKLSDFNGKVRRSHKKLDKKGTVVSNTKIREILYASHIDAHIYSYYTQKVITPKYEDYLAKNSVLSNSISAYRQILTDDKIKFKNNVHFAKDIFDEIKKREHCVVLAFDIENFFPTLNHKQLKLIWAKILGCKTLPKDHYSIFKAATRFSYVKLNDLRTKNNHFDEKELMRLKKEGKHTFFNSIKDLINSDIIIHKNQKKKNGKLIGIPQGLPISALLANIYMLPFDEAIIENLTVPKNIFYRRYSDDIIVICKENEVDLVENFVSEEIRKIELVISLEKTEKTLFKVDNNKLQCYKLDKEGNQTKDIPLNYLGFEFYGYKTLVKSKNLAGFYRNMKDAVNRRAKRVEKINEKYLLDESPIYKRKIYRLYSFRGTKSRLLSSKRSELKNGKLIVTSFNRKYRGNYIKYIYKASEEMNAPEIKKQIRNHWKILQRTLKKHQFSNLKK
- a CDS encoding 6-phosphogluconate dehydrogenase yields the protein MSTFKKIIIYVVIATTLSITGYMTYVYYVPYSKGTRSGELIKISNKGYVVKTWEGEISQGISGAQIFKFSVLDNDQEVIDSLQSLQGNFVKVEYVERLRTFFWWGDSRYFITKAEKEDSPYFNNGK
- the rmuC gene encoding DNA recombination protein RmuC, translated to MNTSILIIVTFIIALSIGFYIGKLLSKTQSQAEKSGLEERVNGLTSQIEQLKIQFQSEKNQYEKNIAQVVTDKETVQREKESYAIHLAKKENDFDNLLERNKEQKQEVEQLQEKFTKEFENLANKILEEKTNKFTEQNKENMKIILNPLQEKIQLFEKKVEDTHKESIDYHAALRQQILGLREMNDKMSKETVNLTKALKGDSKMQGNWGELVLERVLEKSGLEKGREYEVQQSFTTEEGNRVMPDVIINLPDGKKMVVDSKVSLTAYERFVNEEDDDLKAGILKEHVTSVKRHVDQLSDKNYQDIYQMESPDFVLLFIPIEPAFALALNEDNTLYNKAFEKNIVIVTPSTLLATLRTIDSMWSNQKQQENAMEIARQAGALYDKFEGFVTDLIKIGKKMDEAKSEYGNAMNKLVEGKGNLVRSAEKLRKMGAKAKKALPESIIKRATEEEFDQIN
- a CDS encoding isoaspartyl peptidase/L-asparaginase family protein; translation: MRKYILIIVSFFLIQCKTAQNLETKNTQQEIAIVIHGGAGTILKKNMSPELEEEYKLVLEKAVREGYTILKNGGTSIDAVEKTINILEDSPLFNAGKGAVFTNEGKNELDASIMDGKTLKAGAVAGVTTVKNPIDLARAVMEKSEHVMLAREGAEYFASKNGIEIVDPSYFYVEKRYNSLLKAKEKEAIELDHDSKASFYDPDIKDAKFGTVGCVALDKDGNITAGTSTGGMTNKKWGRIGDSPVIGAGTYANNKTCGISATGWGEFFIRNVVAYDISAMMEYKNISLEEASKEVIQNKLTKLGGTGGIIALDAKGNIVMEFNTAGMYRASIDKDEKLTIAIYNK